In the genome of Streptomyces sp. V2I9, one region contains:
- a CDS encoding NAD kinase translates to MTTNAARTVFLLAHTGRPAAIRSAELVVQGLLHNGLGVRVLATEAADLPLPDTVETVTDTSPAAVDGCELLIVLGGDGTLLRGAEFSRASGVPMLGVNLGRVGFLAEAERDDLDRVVSRVVTRDYEVEERMTIDVLVHSNGDVVHTDWALNEAAVQKVSPERMLEVVLEIDGRPVTGFGCDGIVCATPTGSTAYAFSAGGPVVWPEVEALLMVPISAHALFAKPLVTSPTSVLAVEVQPHTPHGVLWCDGRRTVELPAGARVEVRRGAVPVRLARLHQASFTDRLVAKFALPVSGWRGAPH, encoded by the coding sequence TTGACGACGAATGCGGCACGAACAGTCTTCCTTTTGGCGCACACCGGCCGTCCGGCCGCGATCCGCAGCGCGGAACTCGTCGTGCAGGGTCTGCTGCACAACGGGCTCGGCGTACGGGTCCTGGCGACCGAGGCGGCCGATCTGCCGCTCCCGGACACCGTGGAGACGGTCACGGACACCAGCCCCGCCGCCGTGGACGGCTGCGAGCTGCTGATCGTCCTCGGCGGTGACGGCACCCTGTTGCGCGGCGCCGAGTTCTCCCGCGCCTCCGGGGTGCCGATGCTCGGCGTCAACCTCGGACGCGTCGGCTTCCTCGCCGAGGCCGAGCGCGACGACCTCGACCGGGTGGTCTCGCGGGTCGTCACCCGCGACTACGAGGTCGAGGAGCGCATGACCATCGACGTCCTCGTCCACAGCAACGGCGATGTGGTGCACACCGACTGGGCGCTCAACGAGGCGGCCGTGCAGAAGGTGTCGCCCGAGCGGATGCTCGAAGTGGTCCTGGAGATCGACGGCCGCCCGGTCACCGGGTTCGGCTGCGACGGGATCGTCTGCGCCACGCCGACCGGCTCGACCGCGTACGCGTTCTCGGCGGGCGGCCCCGTCGTCTGGCCCGAGGTCGAGGCGCTGCTGATGGTCCCGATCAGCGCCCACGCCCTGTTCGCCAAGCCGCTGGTGACCTCGCCCACATCGGTGCTCGCCGTCGAGGTGCAGCCGCACACCCCGCACGGGGTGCTGTGGTGCGACGGGCGGCGGACCGTGGAACTGCCCGCCGGAGCGCGGGTCGAGGTGCGGCGCGGGGCGGTGCCCGTCCGGCTGGCACGGCTGCACCAGGCCTCGTTCACCGACCGGCTGGTGGCGAAGTTCGCGCTGCCCGTCTCGGGATGGCGGGGCGCTCCGCACTGA
- a CDS encoding TlyA family RNA methyltransferase: protein MAGVARRRLDAELVRRKLARSREHASQLIAAGRVTVGRTTATKPATQVETAAAIVVTKDDGDPDYVSRGGHKLAGALAAFVPLGLAVEGRRALDAGASTGGFTDVLLRAGARQVVAVDVGYGQLAWSLQSDERVVVKDRTNVRELTLEDIDGEAVDLVVGDLSFIPLGLVLPALARCAGPDADLVLMVKPQFEVGKERLGSGGVVRSPELRAEAVREVARRAWGLGLGVRGVTASPLPGPSGNVEYFLWLRAGAPEPDPADVDRAVAEGPR from the coding sequence GTGGCAGGAGTGGCACGTCGCCGCCTCGACGCCGAGCTGGTACGCCGCAAGCTCGCCCGCTCGCGGGAGCACGCGAGCCAGCTGATCGCCGCGGGGCGCGTCACCGTCGGCCGCACCACCGCGACCAAACCCGCCACCCAGGTCGAGACGGCCGCCGCGATCGTCGTCACCAAGGACGACGGCGACCCCGACTACGTCTCGCGCGGCGGTCACAAGCTGGCCGGGGCGCTCGCCGCCTTCGTGCCGCTCGGGCTGGCCGTCGAAGGACGGCGGGCGCTGGACGCCGGGGCCTCCACGGGCGGGTTCACCGATGTGCTGCTGCGCGCCGGGGCCCGGCAGGTCGTCGCCGTGGACGTCGGCTACGGCCAGCTCGCCTGGTCCCTGCAGTCCGACGAACGCGTCGTGGTCAAGGACCGTACCAATGTGCGGGAGTTGACCCTGGAGGACATCGACGGTGAGGCGGTCGACCTGGTGGTGGGGGACCTGTCCTTCATTCCGCTGGGCCTCGTGCTGCCCGCCCTCGCCCGGTGCGCCGGGCCCGACGCCGACCTGGTCCTCATGGTCAAGCCGCAGTTCGAGGTCGGCAAGGAGCGGCTCGGCAGCGGCGGAGTGGTGCGCAGCCCCGAACTGCGCGCCGAGGCCGTACGGGAAGTGGCGCGGCGGGCGTGGGGGCTCGGCCTCGGCGTACGGGGGGTGACGGCCAGTCCGCTGCCCGGCCCGTCCGGGAACGTCGAGTACTTTCTGTGGCTGCGGGCCGGCGCACCTGAGCCGGATCCCGCGGATGTCGACCGTGCAGTGGCGGAGGGGCCTCGTTGA
- a CDS encoding SCP2 sterol-binding domain-containing protein: MATMEECRSALRRLSDNLAAAGGGVRDAAALDRSLSCHITDLDITFTGRLADGRIEVRDTVEGPPREKAGIRLAMTGDDLVALVDGDLNFAKAWASGRVRLEAGFRDLLKLRSLL; the protein is encoded by the coding sequence ATGGCGACCATGGAGGAGTGCCGCAGCGCACTGAGAAGACTTTCCGACAACCTCGCGGCGGCCGGAGGCGGCGTACGCGACGCCGCCGCCCTCGACCGCTCGCTGAGCTGTCACATCACCGACCTCGACATCACGTTCACCGGCCGGCTGGCCGACGGCCGGATCGAGGTGCGGGACACGGTCGAGGGGCCACCGCGGGAGAAGGCCGGGATCAGGCTCGCGATGACGGGTGACGACCTGGTGGCTCTGGTGGACGGCGACCTGAACTTCGCGAAGGCGTGGGCCTCGGGCCGCGTACGCCTGGAAGCCGGCTTCCGGGACCTGCTGAAGCTGAGATCCCTGCTGTGA
- a CDS encoding ABC transporter ATP-binding protein, which yields MQRLTAESVTLGYDRRVIAENLSVEIPDNSFTVIVGPNACGKSTLLRALARMLRPSQGQVLLDGQAIHRLPAKKVALTLGLLPQTSIAPDGITVADLVARGRYPHQGLLRQWSPEDERVVEESMESTGVAALADRYVDELSGGQRQRVWIAMALAQQTPLLLLDEPTTYLDIQHQIDVLDLCAELHESRGRTLVAVLHDLNHAARYATHLIAMRDGEVVAEGPPSDVVDAELVERVFGMRCQVIDDPETGTPLVVPAARKARKIPA from the coding sequence ATGCAGCGCCTCACCGCGGAATCGGTGACCCTCGGATACGACCGGCGGGTCATCGCCGAGAACCTCTCGGTGGAGATCCCCGACAACTCCTTCACCGTGATCGTCGGCCCCAACGCGTGCGGCAAGTCGACCCTGCTGCGCGCGCTCGCCCGGATGCTCAGGCCGAGCCAGGGGCAGGTGCTGCTGGACGGGCAGGCCATCCACCGGCTGCCCGCGAAGAAGGTCGCCCTGACGCTGGGACTGCTGCCGCAGACCTCCATAGCCCCGGACGGGATCACCGTCGCCGACCTCGTCGCCCGCGGCCGCTACCCGCACCAGGGGTTGCTGCGGCAGTGGTCGCCCGAGGACGAGCGGGTGGTGGAGGAGTCCATGGAGTCCACCGGCGTCGCCGCTCTGGCCGACCGCTACGTCGACGAGCTGTCCGGCGGTCAGCGCCAGCGGGTCTGGATCGCCATGGCGCTGGCCCAGCAGACGCCGCTGCTGCTGCTCGACGAGCCGACGACGTACCTCGACATCCAGCACCAGATCGACGTCCTCGACCTGTGCGCGGAGCTGCACGAGTCGCGGGGCCGCACGCTGGTCGCCGTGCTCCACGACCTGAACCACGCCGCCCGGTACGCCACACACCTCATCGCGATGCGGGACGGGGAGGTCGTCGCGGAGGGTCCGCCCTCGGACGTCGTCGACGCGGAGCTGGTGGAGCGGGTGTTCGGGATGCGGTGCCAGGTGATCGACGACCCGGAGACCGGGACGCCGCTGGTCGTACCGGCGGCCCGCAAGGCGCGGAAGATCCCTGCCTGA
- a CDS encoding HAD hydrolase-like protein, which yields MSHQHQRSRPAGSGTALSEAYDTALLDLDGVVYAGGEAIAYAVDSLAEARAGGMRLAYVTNNALRTPDAVAEHLTELGVPAEPSDVITSAQAVARLVADQLPPGARVLAIGGEGLRVALRERGLVPVESADDDPAAVAQGYGGPDMAWGRFAEASYAIRRGLPWFASNTDLTIPSARGIAPGNGAAVEVVRIATGAEPQVAGKPLPPMHRETVLRTGAKRPLVVGDRLDTDIEGAFNGDVDSLLVLTGVTDAAQLLAAPPRHRPTYVDRDLRGLLTGQPEVAPAGDGYRCGGWTAAVRGDRLVLEAVSGGEAVSEGGGGDDALDGLRALCAAAWTFAGPDGCRLETAKAVARLGL from the coding sequence ATGAGCCACCAGCACCAGAGGTCCCGGCCGGCGGGGAGCGGCACGGCGCTGAGCGAGGCGTACGACACGGCTCTCCTCGACCTCGACGGGGTCGTGTACGCGGGCGGGGAGGCCATCGCGTACGCCGTCGATTCGCTGGCGGAGGCACGGGCCGGGGGCATGCGCCTGGCGTACGTCACCAACAACGCGCTGCGGACGCCGGACGCCGTGGCCGAGCACCTGACGGAGCTCGGAGTGCCCGCCGAACCCTCCGACGTGATCACCTCCGCGCAGGCCGTCGCCCGGCTGGTCGCCGATCAGCTGCCGCCGGGAGCACGGGTGCTGGCGATCGGCGGTGAGGGGCTGAGGGTCGCGCTGCGCGAACGCGGACTGGTACCGGTGGAGTCGGCGGACGACGACCCGGCGGCGGTGGCCCAGGGGTACGGAGGGCCGGACATGGCGTGGGGGCGGTTCGCCGAGGCGAGCTACGCGATCCGGCGCGGGCTGCCGTGGTTCGCGTCCAACACCGACCTGACCATCCCGAGCGCGCGGGGCATCGCGCCCGGCAACGGGGCCGCGGTCGAGGTCGTCCGGATCGCCACCGGGGCCGAGCCGCAGGTCGCGGGGAAGCCGCTGCCGCCGATGCACCGGGAGACGGTCCTGCGGACCGGGGCGAAGCGGCCGCTCGTCGTCGGGGACCGGCTGGACACCGACATCGAGGGCGCGTTCAACGGGGACGTGGACTCGCTGCTCGTCCTGACCGGGGTGACCGACGCGGCCCAGCTCCTCGCAGCACCGCCGCGGCACCGGCCGACCTATGTGGACCGGGACCTGCGGGGGCTCCTGACCGGACAGCCCGAGGTGGCGCCGGCCGGTGACGGGTACCGGTGCGGGGGCTGGACGGCCGCCGTGCGCGGGGACCGGCTGGTGCTGGAAGCCGTGAGCGGGGGCGAAGCGGTGAGCGAAGGCGGGGGCGGGGACGACGCGCTCGACGGGCTGCGGGCCCTCTGCGCGGCGGCCTGGACCTTCGCCGGTCCGGACGGGTGCCGGCTGGAGACGGCGAAGGCCGTCGCCCGGCTCGGCCTCTGA
- a CDS encoding DUF1015 domain-containing protein, which yields MKTSGPVAQGLRLIPFRGLRYVPERVGSLAAVTSPPYDVIVRPDGLHHLESADPHNIVRLILPQADTARDRHRQAAATLDRWLAEGVIAPDPDPVLYVYEQRNDEILQRGLIGALALSPADEGIVLPHEDVMDDVVADRAELMRTTGAHLEPLLLTYRGDEGEPAGAAAVIERVVEREPLLATTTEDGFRHRLWAVTDPAERSGIAADLARRQALIADGHHRWATYLRLQREETAPGPWDHGLVLLVDTVRHPLQVRAIHRLLRSLPVSRAVRALHGLFRVERVDGPLPHALEALAGAAAEGNAFLLAGDGGFHLVDRPDPALLGRTVRADRPEAWRTLDASVLHAALLDEVWNVPDAPEHIGYIHDAAAAVEQAERLDATAVLMHPVREEVVRDLARQGVTMPRKSTSFGPKPATGLVMRSLALG from the coding sequence ATGAAGACTTCAGGTCCCGTCGCACAGGGGCTGCGGCTGATCCCGTTCCGCGGACTGCGGTACGTCCCCGAGCGGGTCGGCAGCCTCGCCGCCGTGACGTCGCCCCCGTACGACGTGATCGTCCGGCCCGACGGGCTGCACCACCTGGAGTCCGCGGATCCGCACAACATCGTGCGTCTCATCCTCCCCCAGGCCGACACGGCGCGGGACCGGCACCGGCAGGCGGCGGCCACTCTGGACCGCTGGCTGGCCGAGGGGGTCATCGCTCCGGACCCGGACCCGGTGCTCTACGTCTACGAGCAGCGCAACGACGAGATCCTCCAGCGGGGCCTGATCGGGGCCCTGGCGCTCTCCCCCGCCGACGAGGGCATCGTGCTGCCCCACGAGGACGTCATGGACGACGTCGTCGCGGACCGCGCGGAGCTGATGCGGACGACGGGAGCGCATCTGGAGCCGCTGCTGCTGACCTACCGCGGCGACGAGGGCGAACCGGCCGGGGCGGCGGCCGTGATCGAGCGCGTGGTGGAACGCGAGCCGCTGCTGGCCACCACGACGGAGGACGGTTTCCGGCACCGGCTCTGGGCCGTGACGGACCCGGCGGAGCGGAGCGGGATCGCGGCGGACCTCGCCCGCCGCCAGGCCCTCATCGCCGACGGCCACCACCGCTGGGCCACCTACCTGCGGCTCCAGCGGGAGGAGACCGCCCCCGGACCGTGGGACCACGGCCTCGTCCTCCTCGTCGACACGGTCCGCCACCCGCTCCAGGTCCGTGCCATCCACCGGCTCCTACGTAGCCTGCCGGTCTCGCGGGCGGTACGGGCGCTGCACGGTCTCTTCCGTGTGGAACGGGTGGACGGGCCGCTCCCCCACGCCCTGGAGGCGCTGGCGGGGGCAGCGGCCGAAGGCAACGCCTTCCTCCTCGCGGGCGACGGCGGCTTCCATCTGGTGGACCGCCCGGACCCGGCGCTGCTGGGCCGCACGGTACGCGCGGACCGTCCCGAGGCCTGGCGCACCCTGGACGCGTCGGTCCTGCACGCGGCGCTGCTCGACGAGGTGTGGAACGTGCCCGACGCCCCCGAGCACATCGGCTACATCCACGACGCCGCGGCCGCCGTCGAACAGGCGGAACGCCTCGACGCCACGGCGGTCCTGATGCATCCCGTACGCGAAGAGGTCGTCCGGGACCTGGCCCGGCAGGGGGTGACGATGCCGCGCAAGTCGACGTCGTTCGGCCCGAAGCCGGCCACGGGCCTGGTCATGCGGAGCCTCGCACTCGGCTGA
- a CDS encoding DNA-3-methyladenine glycosylase has product MTESPERTPLTRDFFDRDVLDVAPDLLGRTLVRRHPAGTIELRLTEVEAYAGEIDPGSHAFRGRTARNGVMFGPPGHTYVYFTYGMWHCLNLVCGPDGHASGVLLRAGEIDVGAALARERRLSARNDKELAKGPARLATALDVDRELNGSDLFGGPAPALSVLHGTPPPRDRVRSGPRTGVGGDGAHQPWRFWIEGDPTVSPYRAHAPRRRPSPKAT; this is encoded by the coding sequence ATGACCGAAAGCCCTGAGCGCACGCCGCTGACGCGCGACTTCTTCGACCGCGACGTCCTGGACGTCGCCCCCGATCTGCTGGGCCGCACCCTCGTACGACGGCACCCGGCCGGCACGATCGAACTGCGCCTGACCGAGGTCGAGGCGTACGCGGGCGAGATCGACCCCGGCTCCCACGCGTTCCGGGGTCGCACCGCGCGCAACGGCGTCATGTTCGGCCCACCCGGCCACACGTACGTCTACTTCACGTACGGCATGTGGCACTGCCTCAACCTGGTCTGCGGTCCGGACGGCCACGCGAGCGGGGTCCTGCTCCGGGCCGGCGAGATCGACGTCGGTGCCGCCCTGGCCCGCGAACGACGCCTCTCGGCCCGCAACGACAAGGAACTGGCCAAGGGGCCGGCCCGTCTGGCGACCGCACTGGACGTCGACCGCGAGCTGAACGGGAGCGACCTCTTCGGCGGCCCCGCTCCGGCCCTCTCCGTTCTGCACGGCACCCCGCCGCCTCGTGACCGGGTACGCAGCGGTCCTCGCACCGGGGTGGGCGGCGACGGCGCCCACCAGCCGTGGCGATTCTGGATCGAGGGTGACCCGACGGTGAGCCCGTACCGCGCCCACGCCCCGCGTCGTCGGCCGAGTCCCAAGGCAACTTGA
- a CDS encoding sporulation protein — MGFKRLLASMGAGGASVETELTEVNVVPGGIVQGEVRIQGGSVAQQIEGLNVGLQARVEVEGGDQETKQDIEFTKLNLGGAFEVQANAVHVVPFGLEIPWETPITMFGGQHLRGMNIGVTTELEIARALDSGDLDPINVHPLPAQEAILDAFRQLGFGFRSADMERGHIRGTRQRLPFYQEIEFVPPAQYRGLNQVELTFVADEREMDVVLEMDKKPGLFSEGSDSYRAFKVGLHDYQQTDWAAYLNQWLAQVGGQRNWL, encoded by the coding sequence ATGGGCTTCAAGCGGCTGCTCGCGAGCATGGGCGCCGGTGGCGCATCGGTGGAGACCGAGCTCACCGAGGTGAACGTCGTCCCCGGCGGCATCGTCCAGGGCGAGGTGCGGATCCAGGGCGGTTCGGTCGCCCAGCAGATCGAGGGGCTGAACGTCGGCCTCCAGGCACGGGTCGAGGTCGAGGGCGGGGACCAGGAGACCAAGCAGGACATCGAGTTCACCAAGCTGAACCTCGGCGGCGCCTTCGAGGTACAGGCGAACGCGGTGCACGTGGTGCCGTTCGGCCTGGAGATCCCGTGGGAGACGCCGATCACGATGTTCGGCGGCCAGCACCTGCGCGGGATGAACATCGGGGTGACCACCGAGCTGGAGATCGCCCGCGCGCTGGACTCCGGCGACCTGGACCCGATCAACGTGCACCCGCTGCCGGCGCAGGAGGCCATCCTGGACGCCTTCCGTCAGCTCGGTTTCGGTTTCCGCAGCGCGGACATGGAGCGCGGTCACATCCGCGGCACGCGCCAGCGGCTGCCGTTCTACCAGGAGATCGAGTTCGTCCCGCCGGCCCAGTACCGCGGTCTGAACCAGGTGGAGCTGACGTTCGTCGCCGACGAACGGGAGATGGACGTCGTCCTGGAGATGGACAAGAAGCCGGGGCTGTTCAGCGAGGGCAGTGACTCCTACCGCGCGTTCAAGGTGGGCCTGCACGACTACCAGCAGACCGACTGGGCGGCCTACCTGAACCAGTGGCTCGCCCAGGTCGGCGGTCAGCGCAACTGGCTCTAG
- a CDS encoding YbhB/YbcL family Raf kinase inhibitor-like protein, with protein sequence MTEPKRAPLPHDFHPEVPAFTVVSDDLAPGAVLDDAQVYAAGNTSPQLRWEGFPEGTKSFAVTCFDPDAPTGSGFWHWVLFDVPVSVTELPAGAGSGEFKGLPEGAVQARNDYGAKEFGGAAPPAGENHRYVFTVYAVDTDKLGVDSDASPAVVGFNLRFHTLGRAQLIGEYEAPAGD encoded by the coding sequence GTGACCGAGCCGAAGAGGGCCCCGCTGCCGCATGACTTCCACCCGGAGGTGCCGGCGTTCACCGTCGTGAGCGACGATCTCGCTCCGGGGGCCGTACTGGACGACGCCCAGGTGTATGCGGCCGGGAACACCTCGCCGCAGCTGCGGTGGGAGGGTTTTCCCGAGGGGACCAAGAGCTTCGCCGTGACCTGCTTCGACCCCGACGCCCCGACGGGCAGCGGGTTCTGGCACTGGGTGCTCTTCGACGTCCCGGTGTCGGTGACCGAGCTGCCCGCCGGTGCGGGCAGCGGGGAGTTCAAGGGACTGCCCGAGGGCGCCGTCCAGGCCCGTAACGACTACGGGGCGAAGGAGTTCGGCGGGGCCGCGCCCCCGGCCGGGGAGAACCACCGGTATGTGTTCACCGTGTACGCGGTGGACACCGACAAGCTCGGTGTCGACAGCGACGCGTCACCCGCGGTGGTGGGATTCAACCTCCGGTTCCACACGCTGGGCCGCGCGCAGTTGATCGGTGAGTACGAGGCCCCCGCCGGCGATTAG
- a CDS encoding HNH endonuclease, whose protein sequence is MRDTLVLNASFEPLSTVTLNRAVVLILTDKAVVEQSHPELRMRGAAVDIPAPRVIRLCRYVRVPFRRQAPWSRRGVLVRDQYRCAYCGRRASTVDHVVPRAQGGQDTWLNTVASCAEDNHRKAARTPEQAGMPLLKQPFVPSPAEAMLLAMGARDRSALPEWLDRAAAA, encoded by the coding sequence ATGCGTGACACGTTGGTTCTCAACGCGAGCTTCGAGCCGCTGTCGACGGTGACGCTCAACCGCGCGGTGGTCCTGATCCTGACGGACAAGGCCGTCGTGGAGCAGTCGCATCCCGAGCTGCGTATGCGCGGTGCCGCCGTGGACATACCGGCGCCGCGCGTGATCAGGCTCTGCCGGTACGTACGGGTGCCGTTCCGAAGACAGGCGCCGTGGTCCAGGAGGGGCGTGCTGGTCCGGGACCAGTACCGGTGCGCGTACTGCGGGCGGCGGGCGTCCACCGTCGACCACGTGGTGCCGCGTGCGCAGGGCGGGCAGGACACGTGGCTGAACACGGTGGCCTCCTGTGCGGAGGACAACCACCGCAAGGCGGCCCGGACGCCGGAGCAGGCGGGGATGCCGCTGTTGAAGCAGCCGTTCGTCCCCTCCCCCGCCGAGGCGATGCTGCTGGCGATGGGTGCGCGCGACCGGTCGGCGCTGCCCGAGTGGCTGGACCGGGCGGCAGCGGCGTAG
- a CDS encoding sulfite exporter TauE/SafE family protein — MALSIWEILAVFAAGVGAGTINTIVGSGTLITFPVLLATGLPPVTATVSNALGLIPGSISGAIGYRKELAGQRRRILKLSAGAAIGGLTGATLLLALPSTAFETIVPVLVALALVLVVLQPRISKAVQRRREHTGATPRTDGGPLLFTGLTLASVYGGYFTAAQGIIYLSLMGMLVDDTIQRLNAVKNVLAAVVNTIAALFFLFVADFDWTAVVLIAAGSAIGGQIGAKVGRRLSPTVLRGLIVIVGTLAIVQLLLR, encoded by the coding sequence ATGGCCTTGTCCATCTGGGAAATACTCGCCGTCTTCGCGGCCGGCGTCGGCGCGGGCACGATCAACACGATCGTCGGCTCCGGCACGCTGATCACCTTCCCCGTCCTGCTCGCCACCGGTCTGCCCCCGGTCACCGCGACCGTGTCCAACGCGCTGGGCCTCATCCCCGGCTCCATCAGCGGGGCCATCGGCTACCGCAAGGAGCTCGCCGGACAGCGCCGGCGCATTCTCAAGCTGAGCGCCGGCGCCGCGATCGGCGGCCTCACGGGGGCGACCCTGCTGCTCGCCCTGCCCTCCACCGCATTCGAGACGATCGTCCCCGTCCTGGTCGCCCTGGCGCTCGTCCTGGTCGTCCTGCAACCGCGCATCAGCAAAGCCGTACAGCGCCGCCGCGAGCACACCGGAGCCACCCCCCGCACCGACGGCGGCCCACTCCTGTTCACCGGCCTGACCCTCGCCAGCGTCTACGGCGGCTACTTCACCGCAGCCCAGGGAATCATCTACCTCTCCCTGATGGGCATGCTGGTCGACGACACGATCCAGCGCCTCAACGCCGTCAAGAACGTCCTGGCCGCCGTGGTCAACACCATCGCGGCGCTGTTCTTCCTCTTCGTCGCCGACTTCGACTGGACGGCCGTCGTCCTCATCGCGGCCGGCTCGGCCATCGGCGGCCAGATAGGCGCCAAGGTAGGCCGACGCCTGAGCCCCACCGTGCTGCGCGGCCTCATCGTGATCGTCGGCACGCTCGCCATCGTCCAGCTACTGCTCCGCTGA
- a CDS encoding SPFH domain-containing protein — MQIIIVLIILVVLVFIALIKTIQVIPQASAAIVERFGRYTRTLNAGLNIVVPFIDSIRNRIDLREQVVPFPPQPVITQDNLVVNIDTVIYYQVTDARAATYEVASYIQAIEQLTVTTLRNIIGGMDLERTLTSREEINAALRGVLDEATGKWGIRVNRVELKAIEPPTSIQDSMEKQMRADRDKRAAILTAEGIRQSQILTAEGEKQSAILRAEGEAKAAALRAEGEAQAVRTVFEAIHAGDPDQKLLSYQYLQMLPKIAEGDANKLWIVPSEIGDALKGLSGAFGNLGGGVPGFNTGGGNGGNGGNGGSTHGSIPAPAVERREEPPVS; from the coding sequence ATGCAGATCATCATCGTTCTGATCATTCTGGTGGTGCTCGTCTTCATCGCCCTGATCAAGACGATCCAGGTCATCCCGCAGGCGAGCGCCGCCATCGTGGAGCGGTTCGGCCGCTACACCCGCACGCTGAACGCGGGCCTGAACATCGTCGTCCCGTTCATCGACTCGATCCGCAACCGGATCGACCTCCGTGAACAGGTGGTTCCCTTCCCGCCCCAGCCGGTGATCACCCAGGACAACCTGGTCGTCAACATCGACACCGTCATCTACTACCAGGTGACCGACGCGCGCGCGGCGACGTACGAGGTCGCCAGCTACATCCAGGCGATCGAACAGCTCACCGTCACCACCCTCCGCAACATCATCGGCGGCATGGACCTGGAGCGGACCCTCACCTCCCGCGAGGAGATCAACGCGGCCCTGCGCGGCGTCCTCGACGAAGCGACCGGCAAGTGGGGCATCCGCGTCAACCGCGTCGAGCTCAAGGCGATCGAGCCGCCGACCTCCATCCAGGACTCGATGGAGAAGCAGATGCGCGCCGACCGGGACAAGCGCGCCGCCATCCTCACCGCCGAAGGCATCAGGCAGTCCCAGATCCTCACCGCCGAGGGTGAGAAGCAGTCCGCCATCCTGCGCGCCGAGGGTGAGGCCAAGGCCGCCGCCCTGCGCGCCGAGGGCGAGGCACAGGCGGTACGCACGGTCTTCGAGGCCATCCACGCCGGAGACCCGGACCAGAAGCTCCTCTCGTACCAGTACCTCCAGATGCTCCCCAAGATCGCCGAGGGCGACGCCAACAAGCTCTGGATCGTGCCCAGCGAGATCGGCGACGCCCTCAAGGGCCTCAGCGGCGCCTTCGGGAACCTCGGCGGCGGCGTCCCCGGCTTCAACACCGGCGGAGGAAACGGCGGGAACGGAGGGAACGGCGGAAGCACCCACGGTTCCATCCCGGCCCCCGCGGTGGAGCGACGCGAGGAACCCCCCGTCTCCTGA
- a CDS encoding NfeD family protein, with the protein MDIDAWVWWLIGAVGLGIPLVLTAMPEFGMFAVGAVAASAVAALDGGIVAQVLVFALVSVALIAVVRPIAARHRAGQAGHASGVDALKGRQAIVLERVSAHEGRIKLAGEVWSARTLDSDQIFEPGSQVDVVDIDGATAVVM; encoded by the coding sequence GTGGACATCGACGCATGGGTGTGGTGGCTGATCGGCGCGGTGGGACTGGGCATCCCCCTCGTCCTGACCGCGATGCCCGAATTCGGCATGTTCGCCGTCGGGGCGGTGGCGGCATCGGCCGTCGCCGCCCTCGACGGCGGAATCGTCGCCCAGGTACTGGTCTTCGCCCTGGTCTCGGTCGCGCTGATCGCCGTCGTGCGCCCGATCGCCGCCCGGCACCGGGCCGGTCAGGCGGGGCACGCCAGCGGCGTCGACGCCCTGAAAGGGCGTCAGGCGATCGTGCTGGAACGGGTATCGGCCCACGAAGGGCGCATCAAGCTCGCCGGCGAGGTCTGGTCGGCCCGCACGCTCGACAGCGACCAGATCTTCGAACCCGGCAGCCAGGTCGATGTCGTGGACATCGACGGAGCGACGGCCGTCGTCATGTGA